Proteins co-encoded in one Candidatus Thiodictyon syntrophicum genomic window:
- the scpA gene encoding methylmalonyl-CoA mutase, with product MASDDDRAYQAWLAAAAQALRGQTLDSLTWHTPEGIAVKALYRAADLAGLKYSDTLPGLPPFVRGPQPTMYAQRPWTIRQYAGFSTAEESNAFYRRSLAAGGQGLSVAFDLPTHRGHDSDHPRAAGDVGKAGVAVDSVEDMKILFDGIPLDQVSVSLTMSGAVLPVLAAFIVAAEEQGVGRERLTGTIQNDILKEFMVRNTYIYPPAPSLRIIADVIAYTAQELPRFNSISISGYHLQEAGATQALELAFTLADGKEYVRTALAAGMDLDAFAGRLSFFWAVGMNFYLEIAKLRAARLLWWRIMNDFGARQPRSLMLRTHSQTSGWSLSAQDPYDNVVRTTIEALAAVFGGTQSLHTNAFDEAIALPTEFSARIARNTQLIIQEETHIGTVIDPWAGSYMMERLTQDMADEAWAIIAQVEALGGMAKAVDSGWAKLRIEASAAQKQARIDRGEDVIVGVNKYRLAQEAPLQYREIDNTAVREAQCRRLAQVRAGRDAVAVTAALGALTEAARLGQDNLLGLSVQAMRVRATVGEVSDALETVFGRFRPHTDCVTGVYGAAFAGDPDWEELKAEIDAFADAAGRRPRILVAKLGEDGHDRGARVIATGFADLGFDVDLGPLFQSPEEAARQAVENDVHAVGVSTLAGAHKTLVPQLVAALRAQGAADIVVVVGGVIPAPDYEVLRAAGAAAVFGPGTVIAEAARAVLAAIRASRGPGAA from the coding sequence ATGGCATCCGACGACGATCGCGCCTACCAGGCGTGGCTGGCCGCCGCGGCACAGGCGTTGCGCGGCCAGACGCTCGACAGCCTCACCTGGCACACGCCCGAAGGCATCGCGGTCAAGGCGCTCTACCGGGCGGCAGATCTGGCGGGTCTCAAGTATTCCGACACCCTCCCCGGCCTGCCGCCCTTTGTGCGCGGCCCGCAGCCGACGATGTACGCGCAGCGCCCCTGGACCATCCGTCAGTACGCGGGGTTCTCGACGGCCGAGGAGTCCAATGCCTTTTATCGGCGCAGTCTCGCCGCGGGTGGGCAGGGCCTGTCGGTCGCCTTCGATCTGCCCACCCACCGCGGCCACGACTCCGACCATCCGCGCGCCGCCGGCGATGTCGGCAAGGCCGGGGTGGCCGTCGATTCGGTCGAGGACATGAAAATCCTGTTCGACGGTATCCCGCTCGACCAGGTCTCGGTGTCGCTGACGATGAGCGGGGCGGTGCTGCCGGTGCTCGCCGCCTTCATCGTTGCCGCCGAAGAGCAGGGGGTCGGTCGGGAACGGCTCACCGGGACCATCCAGAACGATATCCTCAAGGAGTTCATGGTCCGCAACACCTATATCTACCCGCCGGCCCCGTCCCTGCGGATCATCGCCGATGTCATCGCCTATACGGCGCAGGAGCTGCCGCGGTTCAATTCGATCTCGATCTCGGGCTATCACCTGCAGGAGGCCGGTGCCACCCAGGCCCTGGAACTCGCCTTCACGCTGGCCGACGGCAAGGAATATGTGCGCACCGCGCTCGCCGCCGGTATGGACCTGGACGCCTTCGCCGGGCGCCTGTCCTTTTTCTGGGCGGTGGGGATGAACTTTTATCTGGAGATCGCCAAGCTGCGCGCCGCGCGCCTGCTGTGGTGGCGGATCATGAATGACTTCGGCGCACGGCAGCCGCGCTCGCTGATGCTGCGCACGCACAGTCAGACCTCGGGTTGGTCGCTGAGCGCGCAGGACCCCTACGACAATGTGGTGCGCACCACAATCGAGGCCCTGGCGGCGGTGTTCGGCGGCACCCAATCGCTGCACACCAACGCCTTCGACGAGGCCATCGCACTGCCGACCGAGTTCTCCGCCCGGATCGCGCGCAATACGCAGCTCATCATCCAGGAGGAGACCCACATCGGCACCGTGATCGACCCCTGGGCCGGTTCCTATATGATGGAGCGGCTGACACAGGACATGGCCGATGAGGCCTGGGCCATCATCGCGCAGGTCGAGGCCCTGGGCGGCATGGCCAAGGCCGTCGACTCCGGCTGGGCCAAGCTGCGGATCGAGGCCAGCGCGGCGCAGAAACAGGCGCGGATCGACCGCGGCGAGGATGTCATCGTCGGGGTGAACAAATACCGGCTGGCCCAGGAGGCGCCGCTCCAGTACCGCGAGATCGACAACACCGCCGTGCGCGAGGCGCAATGCCGGCGCCTGGCCCAGGTCCGGGCGGGTCGCGACGCGGTGGCCGTCACCGCCGCGCTCGGTGCCCTGACCGAGGCGGCGCGCTTGGGGCAAGACAATCTGCTCGGCCTCAGCGTCCAGGCGATGCGTGTGCGTGCCACCGTCGGCGAGGTCTCCGACGCGCTGGAGACGGTATTCGGCCGCTTCCGCCCCCATACGGATTGCGTGACGGGTGTCTACGGCGCCGCCTTCGCCGGCGACCCCGACTGGGAGGAACTGAAGGCCGAGATCGACGCCTTCGCCGACGCCGCGGGCCGCCGCCCGCGGATCCTGGTGGCGAAGCTCGGCGAGGACGGCCACGACCGCGGGGCCCGGGTCATCGCCACCGGATTTGCCGACCTGGGCTTCGATGTCGACCTGGGTCCGCTGTTTCAGAGCCCGGAGGAGGCCGCCCGGCAGGCGGTCGAGAACGATGTCCACGCGGTCGGCGTGTCCACGCTGGCGGGCGCGCACAAAACGCTGGTGCCGCAACTGGTGGCGGCGCTGCGCGCCCAGGGTGCCGCGGACATCGTGGTGGTGGTCGGCGGTGTCATCCCGGCGCCGGACTATGAGGTCCTGAGGGCCGCCGGTGCCGCTGCCGTGTTCGGTCCCGGCACCGTCATCGCCGAGGCCGCCCGCGCCGTGCTCGCCGCCATCCGCGCGTCGCGCGGCCCCGGGGCGGCGTGA
- a CDS encoding GNAT family N-acetyltransferase, whose protein sequence is MPAIAPALPARRGERLFVDLATAELEVREAQSLRFRVFGEELGARLQGGDRGLDVDAFDGVCQHLLVREVQTGRLVGCTRLLTDVKARELGGFYSQSEFDLGPLVGLPGSLLEIGRTCIDPEYRQGAAIAVLWSGLAAFMQLHRCDYLFGCASIPLGADDIQAAAIMNRVRRQGLTGPELRVSPRVPLRSAQVPGDVLDAPLPPLLKAYLRLGARACGEPCRDPDFGVADVLILLRVADLNPVYARHFIERLGGA, encoded by the coding sequence ATGCCAGCCATCGCCCCTGCATTACCCGCCCGGCGGGGAGAACGCCTGTTCGTGGATCTCGCGACCGCCGAGTTGGAGGTCCGCGAGGCCCAGTCACTGCGCTTTCGGGTGTTCGGCGAGGAACTGGGTGCCAGGCTCCAGGGGGGGGATCGCGGCCTGGATGTCGATGCCTTTGACGGCGTCTGCCAACACCTCCTGGTCCGCGAGGTGCAGACCGGCCGGCTGGTCGGCTGCACGCGCCTGCTGACCGATGTCAAGGCGCGGGAGCTCGGGGGTTTCTATTCGCAGAGCGAGTTCGACCTGGGGCCGCTGGTCGGACTCCCCGGGAGTCTGCTGGAGATCGGGCGCACCTGCATCGACCCGGAGTATCGGCAGGGCGCCGCCATCGCGGTCCTGTGGTCGGGACTCGCCGCCTTCATGCAACTGCACCGGTGCGATTACCTGTTCGGGTGCGCCAGCATCCCCTTGGGCGCCGACGATATCCAGGCCGCGGCGATCATGAACCGGGTGCGCCGCCAGGGCCTGACGGGACCTGAGTTGCGCGTGAGCCCGCGGGTCCCGCTGCGCAGCGCCCAGGTCCCGGGCGACGTCCTCGACGCGCCGCTGCCCCCCCTGCTCAAGGCCTATCTGCGCCTGGGCGCCCGGGCCTGCGGTGAGCCCTGTCGGGACCCGGACTTCGGCGTGGCCGACGTCCTGATCCTGCTGCGGGTCGCGGACCTCAACCCGGTCTATGCCCGGCATTTCATCGAGCGCCTGGGCGGCGCCTGA
- a CDS encoding alkaline phosphatase PhoX, with protein MHLKAQLPAAIAAALFAAGPVLAGQVQPEPVPVPGATTNQPSVEMSGNEVDKQLILSSEAAKVNGTLEMTGYNVLLRSGAELPLLEANGGIHATAKLKFGAIYDIRDQPVLDGATPRISNDNDFNSLIQGQDQRLYLISHFESRPGAIYQTLLNQGSDGTLSPQATRYVDFKGYQGGWVHCAGSVSPWGTHLGSEEYEPDARMWSSQTGGTDACANADPAKQRPSNYESAMVQYLVDGSDAQYAPSCANARDHMNPYRYGWPLEVAVGADALASVAKHFAMGRMASELSYAMPDAKTVYITDDGTNTMLLMFIADTAGDLGAGTLYAAKWTQLSGNEAKGGRGAISWVNLGHATSADVQAAIAGQTFDNLYEVGALNSPDDGTCGAGFTSINAGHGAANHECLKARGTVSDSLLSRLETRRYAAMHGAATEFRKVEGFTFNPEQRVAYMAISELNKGMENNTGSDVGGPNQIRLARNDCGAVYQLPMAGRVKDTAGNPIASAYVVVQMSGLLAGTPVAGSLDKDTDNKTTNTCSLNGLANPDNLTYLPRYNTLIIGEDTGSGHQNDAIWSYDLRAGKLTRVLTTPYGSETTSPYWYPDLKGHAYLMGVVQHPYGESDTGAPGANEDAKHGYVGYFKFPVLK; from the coding sequence ATGCACCTCAAGGCCCAGCTCCCCGCGGCCATCGCCGCCGCCCTGTTCGCCGCGGGCCCCGTCCTTGCCGGCCAGGTTCAGCCGGAACCGGTCCCGGTCCCCGGGGCAACGACCAACCAGCCCAGCGTCGAGATGTCCGGCAATGAGGTCGACAAGCAACTGATCCTGTCTTCCGAGGCGGCCAAGGTGAACGGTACGCTTGAGATGACCGGCTACAATGTGCTGCTGCGCAGCGGCGCCGAGCTGCCACTGCTGGAGGCCAACGGCGGCATCCATGCTACGGCGAAGCTGAAGTTCGGTGCCATCTACGACATCCGCGACCAGCCCGTCCTGGACGGTGCCACGCCGCGCATCTCCAACGACAACGACTTCAACTCACTAATCCAGGGTCAGGACCAGCGGCTTTACCTGATCTCGCACTTCGAGAGCCGCCCGGGGGCCATCTATCAGACGCTGTTGAATCAGGGGTCCGACGGCACCCTCAGTCCCCAGGCCACCCGCTATGTCGACTTCAAGGGCTACCAAGGCGGCTGGGTCCACTGCGCCGGCAGCGTCTCGCCCTGGGGCACCCACTTAGGCAGCGAGGAGTACGAGCCCGATGCCCGCATGTGGAGCAGCCAGACCGGGGGTACCGACGCCTGCGCCAATGCGGACCCCGCCAAGCAGCGCCCCAGCAACTACGAGTCGGCGATGGTCCAGTATCTGGTGGACGGCAGCGACGCGCAGTACGCCCCCAGTTGCGCGAATGCCCGTGACCACATGAACCCCTACCGGTATGGCTGGCCGCTCGAGGTCGCCGTCGGAGCGGACGCTCTGGCGAGCGTCGCGAAGCACTTCGCCATGGGCCGCATGGCCAGCGAGCTGTCCTATGCCATGCCGGACGCCAAGACCGTCTATATCACCGACGACGGCACCAATACCATGCTGTTGATGTTCATCGCCGACACGGCGGGGGACCTGGGCGCGGGCACCCTCTATGCCGCCAAGTGGACCCAGCTCAGCGGCAATGAGGCCAAGGGCGGACGCGGCGCGATCTCCTGGGTCAACCTGGGTCACGCAACCTCGGCGGACGTCCAGGCCGCCATCGCCGGCCAGACCTTCGACAACCTCTACGAGGTGGGTGCGCTCAACAGCCCGGACGACGGCACCTGCGGGGCCGGCTTCACCTCCATCAATGCCGGTCACGGTGCGGCCAATCACGAGTGCCTGAAGGCCCGGGGCACGGTGAGCGACAGCCTCCTGTCGCGTCTTGAGACCCGCCGCTATGCCGCCATGCACGGGGCGGCGACCGAGTTCCGCAAGGTCGAGGGCTTCACCTTCAACCCGGAGCAGCGCGTCGCCTACATGGCCATCTCCGAGTTGAATAAGGGCATGGAAAACAACACCGGCTCCGATGTCGGCGGACCCAATCAAATCCGGCTCGCCAGGAACGATTGCGGTGCCGTCTATCAGTTGCCCATGGCCGGCCGGGTCAAGGACACCGCCGGCAACCCGATCGCCAGCGCCTATGTGGTCGTCCAGATGAGCGGCCTGCTCGCCGGTACCCCGGTGGCGGGAAGCCTCGATAAGGACACCGACAACAAGACCACCAACACCTGTAGCCTGAACGGGCTCGCCAATCCGGACAACCTGACCTACCTGCCCCGCTACAACACCCTCATCATCGGCGAGGACACCGGCAGCGGTCACCAGAACGATGCCATCTGGTCCTACGACCTGCGTGCGGGCAAACTGACCCGGGTCCTCACCACCCCCTACGGCTCTGAGACCACCTCCCCCTACTGGTACCCGGACCTCAAGGGTCACGCCTATCTGATGGGCGTCGTCCAGCATCCCTATGGCGAGTCCGATACCGGTGCGCCCGGCGCGAACGAGGATGCCAAGCACGGTTATGTCGGCTACTTCAAGTTCCCGGTCCTGAAATAG
- the hisD gene encoding histidinol dehydrogenase produces MKINYFVLDEMSETDRRALCRRSEADISTLAATVSPIIDAVRASGDEALFKYTAEFDGADLRAKGLRVSDAEIDSAIGSLDPSIKEVLDYSAANIRRYHQAQMPEEMWFVEIAPGILAGEKVTPITSVGLYVPSGKGSFPSVMLMLGIPAQIAGVPRVVVCTPPRPDGTVDPATLYAARICGLHDVYRVGGAQAIAALAYGTASIPRVAKTLGPGNSYVSAAKRILYGVVDPGTPAGPSESIILCDANVEPRIAGLDLLIEAEHGPDSTALLVTHDKRVADEVAKLLPDLVSKLPPKRREYCETVLAGYGGIVLTPSLEESIAFVNEFAPEHLEVLVDDPMAILGAIKNAGEILLGQFTPITVGNFCLGVNAILPTGGFARSFSAVTVHDYLKRSSIGYVSQLGYPGISPKAQQFAEYEGFAAHAMAIRERNI; encoded by the coding sequence ATGAAAATCAACTATTTTGTTCTCGATGAGATGTCAGAGACCGATCGCCGCGCCCTGTGCCGCCGATCTGAGGCTGACATTTCCACCTTGGCCGCCACCGTGTCGCCGATCATCGACGCGGTCAGGGCGTCGGGGGACGAGGCCCTTTTCAAGTACACCGCCGAGTTTGACGGTGCGGACCTCCGTGCCAAGGGTCTGCGTGTCTCCGATGCCGAGATCGATTCCGCCATCGGGTCGCTCGACCCCTCGATCAAGGAGGTGCTCGACTATTCGGCGGCGAATATTCGGCGCTATCATCAGGCGCAGATGCCCGAGGAGATGTGGTTCGTTGAAATCGCGCCGGGAATTCTCGCCGGGGAAAAGGTGACGCCGATCACCTCGGTGGGGCTCTATGTGCCAAGCGGCAAGGGCTCATTTCCATCGGTGATGTTGATGCTGGGAATCCCGGCGCAAATCGCGGGTGTCCCTCGGGTCGTCGTCTGTACCCCCCCGCGTCCGGACGGCACTGTCGATCCCGCCACGCTGTATGCCGCGCGGATTTGCGGCCTGCACGACGTTTATCGGGTCGGCGGCGCTCAGGCCATTGCCGCCCTGGCGTACGGAACCGCATCGATCCCGCGGGTTGCCAAGACCTTGGGACCGGGAAACAGCTATGTCTCGGCCGCGAAACGAATCCTCTATGGGGTCGTGGACCCCGGTACGCCCGCCGGCCCCAGCGAGTCCATTATCCTCTGCGACGCAAATGTCGAGCCGCGCATCGCCGGACTCGACCTGCTGATCGAGGCGGAGCACGGACCGGACTCAACCGCACTGCTGGTAACGCATGACAAGAGGGTCGCTGACGAGGTCGCCAAGCTCCTCCCCGACCTCGTGTCCAAGCTCCCACCAAAGCGCCGGGAATATTGCGAGACGGTCCTTGCGGGCTACGGCGGCATCGTGCTCACGCCCTCCTTGGAGGAATCGATCGCGTTCGTCAACGAGTTCGCCCCCGAGCACCTGGAGGTGTTGGTGGACGATCCGATGGCGATACTCGGGGCAATCAAGAACGCGGGTGAGATCCTGTTGGGGCAGTTTACGCCCATTACCGTTGGGAATTTCTGCTTGGGCGTGAATGCGATTCTCCCCACCGGCGGATTTGCCAGATCGTTCTCGGCGGTCACAGTGCACGACTATCTGAAGCGCTCATCGATCGGCTATGTGTCGCAACTGGGTTATCCCGGAATCAGCCCCAAGGCCCAACAATTCGCAGAATATGAGGGTTTCGCGGCACACGCCATGGCGATCCGCGAGCGGAACATCTGA
- a CDS encoding glycosyltransferase family 4 protein — protein MRPALHITVVTETYPPEINGVANTMRHLVAGLTDRGHRLHVVRPRQGTDAGSGDPRPGETLVPGLPIPGYRGLRFGLPVFARLRRLWQVERPDLIYIATEGPLGRAALKVAAALGIPTATGFHTQFEQYSRHYGLGLLAQPIARSLRTFHNRSDATLVPTSELRDRLRAQGYTKVQVFGRGVDTQLFSPTRRRAPLRAHWGCGPDAPTLLYVGRLAAEKNIALVLESFIATQASLPKARCLLVGDGPERSRLARRFPQFHFVGAKVGVELAEHYASADLFVFPSLTETFGNVVPEAMASGLTVVAFDAAAAHNYIRTGDNGITVYPYDDLAFVNAVVAAAQDMENLPHYGRKARATAETLGWDRVIDTVEKCLFDVIQQRATATGPQHLAPTPQ, from the coding sequence ATGAGACCAGCCCTGCACATCACGGTCGTCACCGAGACCTATCCCCCCGAGATCAACGGCGTCGCCAACACCATGCGCCACCTGGTCGCGGGCCTGACGGACCGCGGCCATCGGCTCCATGTCGTGCGGCCCCGGCAGGGGACCGATGCCGGGAGCGGCGACCCGCGCCCCGGCGAGACCCTGGTCCCCGGCCTGCCCATCCCGGGTTACCGCGGCTTGCGCTTCGGGCTGCCGGTCTTCGCGCGCCTGCGGCGGCTATGGCAGGTCGAGCGCCCGGACCTGATCTACATCGCCACCGAGGGTCCACTGGGGCGCGCGGCACTGAAGGTCGCCGCGGCGCTCGGTATCCCGACGGCGACCGGCTTTCATACCCAGTTCGAGCAATACAGCAGGCACTATGGGCTGGGGTTGCTGGCGCAACCCATTGCCCGGTCACTGCGGACCTTTCACAATCGTTCCGACGCCACCCTGGTCCCGACGAGCGAGTTACGCGACCGGTTACGCGCCCAGGGCTATACCAAGGTCCAGGTCTTCGGGCGCGGGGTCGACACCCAGCTCTTCTCCCCTACGCGGCGCCGCGCACCCTTGCGTGCGCACTGGGGCTGCGGTCCGGACGCCCCCACGCTGCTCTATGTCGGACGCCTGGCGGCAGAGAAGAATATCGCGTTGGTCCTGGAGAGCTTCATCGCCACCCAGGCGAGCCTTCCCAAGGCCCGCTGCCTGCTGGTGGGCGATGGCCCGGAGCGGTCCCGACTGGCGCGCCGCTTCCCGCAGTTTCACTTCGTCGGGGCCAAGGTGGGCGTCGAACTCGCCGAACACTATGCCAGTGCGGACCTGTTCGTCTTCCCGAGCCTCACCGAGACCTTCGGCAACGTGGTCCCGGAGGCCATGGCCAGCGGCCTGACCGTGGTCGCCTTCGATGCCGCGGCGGCCCACAACTACATCAGGACCGGGGACAACGGTATCACCGTCTATCCCTATGACGACCTGGCCTTCGTCAACGCCGTGGTGGCCGCGGCCCAGGATATGGAAAACCTGCCCCACTACGGGCGCAAGGCCAGGGCGACCGCCGAGACACTCGGCTGGGACCGCGTCATCGACACCGTCGAGAAGTGTCTGTTCGACGTGATCCAGCAACGCGCAACCGCGACCGGGCCGCAACACCTGGCCCCGACCCCGCAATGA
- a CDS encoding HAD family hydrolase, producing MYSNDRLVILDADGTTVDAFSAIDKTFAMHGMDLGPLARFQKRRHVFKYLGGIKEFPRNLRKQIARQKRSRIIATLTEVYRDEGHLYDGMAQLLDRLAGRPGVRVGIVTRNITRDPVDTLEALFKREGFDPARFDFLVHLPLALGKLDAFRTIRDRFDVNPALAFACGDEAADYQAAVGAGIHPFMVSYGFEDFERLTVRHGIPRELISRSPAELGARILHTLSLGAVVA from the coding sequence ATGTATAGCAACGACCGCTTGGTCATCCTCGACGCCGACGGCACCACCGTGGATGCCTTCAGCGCCATCGACAAGACCTTCGCCATGCACGGTATGGACTTAGGTCCGCTTGCCCGCTTCCAGAAGCGCCGCCACGTGTTCAAGTATCTGGGCGGGATCAAGGAGTTCCCCCGCAATCTGCGCAAGCAGATCGCCCGGCAGAAGCGCTCACGGATCATCGCCACCCTGACCGAGGTCTACCGGGACGAAGGGCACCTCTATGACGGGATGGCGCAGTTGCTGGATCGGCTCGCGGGTCGGCCGGGCGTGCGGGTCGGGATCGTGACCCGCAACATCACCCGCGATCCGGTCGATACCCTCGAGGCCCTGTTCAAACGGGAGGGCTTCGACCCGGCCCGGTTCGACTTCCTGGTCCATTTGCCGCTGGCCCTGGGCAAGCTCGACGCCTTCCGCACCATCCGCGACCGCTTCGATGTCAATCCGGCGCTCGCCTTTGCCTGCGGCGACGAGGCCGCCGATTACCAGGCGGCAGTGGGCGCCGGTATCCATCCCTTCATGGTGTCATATGGATTCGAGGACTTCGAGCGGCTCACCGTGCGTCACGGCATCCCGCGGGAACTGATCTCCCGCAGCCCGGCGGAACTGGGCGCACGGATACTGCATACCCTCAGCCTCGGGGCCGTCGTGGCCTAG
- the meaB gene encoding methylmalonyl Co-A mutase-associated GTPase MeaB has product MTPDAGADAALIEGVLAGDRRALAKAITLVESSRRDQQDRGQALIEALLPHTGRSLRIGVSGVPGVGKSTLIESLGLHIIGQGHRLAVLAVDPTSSLSGGAILGDKTRMQGLARAPAAFIRPSPAGACPGGVAARTREAMLLCEAAGFDVVIVETMGVGQAETAVARMTDLLVLLQLPLAGDGLQAIKKGILELADLIVITKSDLAPAAAAAARQTLADALTILRPASPHWQPPVLMLSARDGGAVAAVWSQIERYRELQCRDGAFERRRRSQALDWMWHLIEERLRADFRAHPAVGALLPDLTRAVSSGTLSPTLAATRLLTLAQTNRAPAAPPPGAPDPDCPRCDP; this is encoded by the coding sequence GTGACCCCCGACGCAGGCGCCGATGCGGCCCTGATCGAGGGTGTGCTCGCGGGCGACCGGCGTGCCCTCGCCAAGGCGATCACCCTGGTGGAGTCGTCGCGCCGCGATCAGCAAGACCGCGGGCAGGCGCTCATCGAGGCCCTGCTGCCGCACACCGGTCGGTCGCTGCGCATCGGCGTCAGCGGCGTGCCGGGGGTCGGCAAGTCGACCCTTATCGAGTCGCTGGGCCTGCACATCATCGGTCAGGGCCACCGGCTCGCAGTGCTGGCAGTGGACCCGACGAGCAGTTTGAGCGGCGGGGCCATCCTGGGCGACAAGACGCGGATGCAGGGGCTCGCGCGCGCCCCGGCGGCCTTCATCCGGCCATCGCCCGCGGGCGCCTGCCCCGGCGGCGTGGCGGCGCGCACCCGCGAGGCGATGCTCCTGTGCGAGGCGGCGGGCTTCGATGTGGTCATCGTCGAGACCATGGGCGTCGGACAGGCGGAAACCGCGGTCGCGCGGATGACCGATCTGCTGGTGCTGCTGCAACTGCCGCTGGCGGGCGACGGGCTGCAGGCGATCAAGAAGGGCATCCTCGAACTGGCCGACCTGATCGTCATCACCAAGTCTGACTTGGCCCCCGCGGCCGCCGCTGCCGCCCGGCAGACCCTCGCGGACGCGCTGACCATCCTGCGCCCGGCTTCGCCCCACTGGCAGCCGCCCGTGCTGATGCTATCGGCGCGCGACGGCGGGGCGGTCGCCGCGGTCTGGTCGCAGATCGAGCGCTATCGCGAGCTACAGTGCCGCGACGGTGCGTTCGAGCGGCGGCGACGCTCCCAGGCGCTCGACTGGATGTGGCACCTGATCGAGGAGCGGCTGCGCGCCGACTTTCGCGCGCATCCCGCCGTCGGCGCCCTGCTGCCCGACCTCACACGGGCCGTCTCGTCCGGTACCCTGAGCCCGACCCTGGCGGCCACCCGCCTGCTGACGCTGGCCCAAACCAACCGCGCCCCCGCCGCTCCGCCCCCAGGCGCGCCGGACCCGGACTGCCCCCGGTGCGACCCGTAA
- a CDS encoding pyridoxal phosphate-dependent aminotransferase — MDLSESMMAAPPLVRDAILRVIDSQRFSAYPDDSPLYPLLADYVGVSPSQLLVTNGSDHAIQLILRAFLSPGDQLQVIDPSFPIYAHVARTLGAEVRCVPLESDFSFSAERFIEAMDQGPRLCVLVNPNNPTGTLIPLESIRAVAAARPGPLIVDEAYYEYAGITAVSLLAAHPNIIVTRTFSKAFGLAGLRLGYVVAHPEIVRQLRKLRLPFDVNAFAVSAATGHFSDLSIMRRYVRAIVSEAKPQLLRFFDGSGVKVFPSAANFVLVDLSQRDHVVQRLRANGVLVAPQAHARLASAVRIAIPIPEQLSRFQTAFTSALDASA; from the coding sequence TTGGACCTGAGCGAGAGCATGATGGCAGCGCCGCCGCTGGTGCGCGATGCGATTCTGCGCGTCATCGACTCGCAGCGCTTTTCAGCCTATCCGGACGATTCACCGCTCTATCCATTATTGGCGGATTATGTCGGAGTTTCACCGTCGCAGCTTCTGGTCACCAACGGCTCCGACCACGCGATACAACTGATCCTGCGGGCCTTTCTGTCGCCCGGCGATCAGTTGCAGGTCATTGACCCCTCATTTCCGATCTACGCGCACGTCGCCCGGACCCTTGGCGCCGAGGTCCGTTGCGTACCGTTGGAAAGCGATTTTTCGTTCAGCGCAGAGCGATTCATCGAAGCGATGGATCAGGGGCCGCGGCTCTGTGTCCTGGTCAATCCGAACAACCCGACCGGAACCCTGATCCCACTGGAGTCGATACGCGCGGTAGCGGCCGCGCGGCCTGGTCCCTTAATCGTCGATGAGGCCTACTACGAGTATGCCGGCATCACCGCGGTATCGCTCCTTGCCGCTCACCCCAATATCATCGTTACACGTACGTTTTCCAAGGCCTTCGGCTTGGCTGGTTTGCGGCTTGGCTATGTTGTGGCCCACCCCGAGATCGTTCGGCAACTGCGTAAACTACGCCTGCCGTTCGATGTCAACGCCTTTGCCGTCAGTGCCGCGACGGGTCATTTTTCCGACCTTTCCATTATGCGGCGGTACGTTCGGGCGATCGTGAGCGAAGCGAAGCCGCAACTGCTCAGGTTCTTCGACGGCAGCGGCGTGAAGGTTTTCCCTAGCGCGGCCAATTTCGTGCTCGTCGACTTATCGCAGCGCGATCATGTAGTACAACGACTGCGAGCGAACGGCGTGCTGGTGGCGCCGCAGGCCCACGCGCGGCTTGCGTCCGCGGTGCGGATTGCAATCCCGATACCCGAACAGTTGTCCAGGTTCCAAACGGCGTTCACGAGCGCGCTCGACGCTTCCGCTTAA